The nucleotide sequence CCGCGGGCAAACCGCCCAGATGCTGACACTGGCCGTAATCCACCCGCAGGCATTCGCCGCCCCACCAACGGTTGTCGCCGCCGTAGCCGATGCCATCCAGCGCCAGGCCGATCACCGGCCCGGCGTCGCGCGGCCACTGGTGTTCCGCCAGGCAGGCGACGATATGCGCGTGATGGTGCAGCACCTCAATGCAGGGTATTCCCAACTGTTCTGCCTGCTGCTGCCCCAGACGGCGGCTGACGTAACCGGGGTGCGCATCCACCGCGATGGCCTGCGGGGTAAAGCGGTAGATATCGGCGAACAGCGCCTGCGCCTGCCGGTACTGCTGTTCCACCTCGTCATCGGCCAGATCGCCCAAATGCTGGCTGACGATCGCGGCCCCATCGCGCAGCAGGCAGAAGGTGTTTTTAAGATCCGCGCCCATCGCCAGCAACGACGGCTGCTGGCTGAACCCCGGCGGCAGCGGCAGGGTATCCGGCACATAGCCGCGCGCGCGCCGCAACATCTCCGCCTGCTCGCCCTGCATCCGCACCACCGAGTCGTCGGCCCGCTGCACAATGTCACGATCGTGCAGCAGCCACAGGTCGGCGATAGCGGCCAGCTCGGCCAGCGCCTGCATATTATCCAGCGCCGGCGGCTTACCGCCGGCATTGCCGGAGGTCATCACCAGCGGCCGCGCCACCGCCGCCAGCAGCAGATGCTGCAACGGGTTGGCGGGCAGCATCAATCCCACGTCATCCAGACCGGGCGCAATCTCTGCCGCCAACGCGCCATCGTGGCGCAGCGGCAACAGCACAATCGGCGCCGCCGGGCTTTGCATCATGCGCAACGCCGACGCGGGTTCCGTCACCGTGCTGCACCGCGCCAGCCAGTCGGCTTCCGGCAACATCACCGCCAGCGGCTTGGCCGGGCGATGCTTGCGCGCCCGCAACCGCGCCACCGCCTGCGCATCGGTGGCGTCGCAGGCGAGATGAAACCCGCCCAGCCCTTTCACCGCCACGATCCGCCCGTCGCACAAGGCTGCCGCCGCCTGGATGATGGCGTCATCATCGCGTGCTACGGTTCCGGATGCATTACTCAACCACACCTGCGGACCACAAGTGTGGCAGGCGTTGGGCTGGGCATGAAAGCGCCGATCAGCCGGGTGCCGGTACTCCTGCTGACAGGTTGGGCAAAACGGGAACGCCGCCATCGCGGTATTCGGGCGGTCGTACGGCATCTGACGAATAATGGTAAAACGCGGGCCGCAGTGGGTGCAGTTGATAAACGAATAACGGTAGCGACGATCGCACGGATCAAACAGCTCCTGACGGCAGGCATCACAGGTCGCCGCATCCGGCACAATGTGAGTATCCATCTGCCCGGCACCACTGTGTTCAATGATGAAATCGTCCGGCGGTGTTTCCCAGCAATAAGGCTGGCAGGTGACCTGGTCAATCTGCGCCAGCGGCGGGCATTCAGCGTATAGCGCAGCAATGAAATCCGCCTCGGCGCTCACCGGCCACAGCCGGACTAACACCCCCGCGCCGTCATTCAGCACACTGCCTTTGGCACCAAGCCGGTGAGCAATTTGCCAGACATAAGGCCGAAACCCCACCCCCTGCACTTTGCCCTTAACGCGAATTTCAATTCCGTTGTGATGTGGTGACATCATAGTTATATGAATAGCTATCACTGTAAGTGTTGCTGTATGGACGCCTTTATATACAGCGTCTATCTGCACTATCCCGCTCTGGCGTCCACTTAGGGCGGCCAGTCGCCGCCGCCCTAAGAACCCGGGCTTTTGGCGGGAAATTACGCCGCTACGCGGTGCCTTCGGAAAAAACAGACTCCTTTTCGGCCCGCCGCTGACGCGCTCCCGGCGCGGCAGCGACTCTCGCGGCATCCATGCCGCTCGGCCGGGAGTCTGTTTTCCCCTCAGCGTAATTTACGCCATTGCGTCCACCTGCCACCATCAAATCGATAATGACAACGATCAGAACAGGGCTAGAGAATCAGCAAATCCTCGGCATCGGTTCGCTGTGGGGCAAATCCAGCAAGCGGGAGGTGCCGAACACCCCGCACAGGCGTACCTGTTTTTTGTCGGTGACGCTGCCGATCACCGCTGCGTCGCGCCCCAGCGGATGAGACTGCAACGCGTCCAATACCCGGTTTTCCGCCGCTGGCGACACCGCCAGCACCAGCTTGCCTTCGTTGGCGAAGTTCAGCGCTTCCAGCCCCAACAGTTCGCAGATGCCGCGCACCGCCGTTTTGACCGGCAACGCGCTTTCCTGTATTTCCATGCCGCAACCGCTGGCCTGGGCGAATTCATGCAGGATAGCCGTCACCCCGCCGCGGGTGGCGTCGCGCAACGCGCGTACCCCGTCAATCTCGCGCAACGGCGCGATCAGCGGCGTCAGCACCGCGCAATCGCTGGTCAGCTCCGCTTCCAACCCCAGTTTCTCACGCAGGTTCAGGATGGTGGCACCATGATCCCCCAGCGTGCCGCTGACGATCAAACGGTCA is from Dickeya dianthicola NCPPB 453 and encodes:
- the hypF gene encoding carbamoyltransferase HypF, which produces MMSPHHNGIEIRVKGKVQGVGFRPYVWQIAHRLGAKGSVLNDGAGVLVRLWPVSAEADFIAALYAECPPLAQIDQVTCQPYCWETPPDDFIIEHSGAGQMDTHIVPDAATCDACRQELFDPCDRRYRYSFINCTHCGPRFTIIRQMPYDRPNTAMAAFPFCPTCQQEYRHPADRRFHAQPNACHTCGPQVWLSNASGTVARDDDAIIQAAAALCDGRIVAVKGLGGFHLACDATDAQAVARLRARKHRPAKPLAVMLPEADWLARCSTVTEPASALRMMQSPAAPIVLLPLRHDGALAAEIAPGLDDVGLMLPANPLQHLLLAAVARPLVMTSGNAGGKPPALDNMQALAELAAIADLWLLHDRDIVQRADDSVVRMQGEQAEMLRRARGYVPDTLPLPPGFSQQPSLLAMGADLKNTFCLLRDGAAIVSQHLGDLADDEVEQQYRQAQALFADIYRFTPQAIAVDAHPGYVSRRLGQQQAEQLGIPCIEVLHHHAHIVACLAEHQWPRDAGPVIGLALDGIGYGGDNRWWGGECLRVDYGQCQHLGGLPAVALPGGDLAARQPWRNLLAQCLAFVPDWETLAPNWETLAPNGETLAPNWETLAPAGVIPTDAVPLLTRAIGRGLNAPLASSAGRLFDAVAAACGFAGEQSWEGEAACWLEALARQHQDDRPPVTLPLAGTQLDLATFWRQFLAYRAAPADRAFAFHLALADGLAALVRQAAREHGLNTVACSGGVMHNRLLVTLLRERLADFTLLSPSRLPAGDGGLALGQALIAASCLSTRG